Proteins encoded by one window of Salvia splendens isolate huo1 chromosome 5, SspV2, whole genome shotgun sequence:
- the LOC121802212 gene encoding metal transporter Nramp2-like, with protein sequence MNSTTPPDNHAPRNSQSEAQLLQADENESRRLLPLSASPKSDAIPIQSEVDDDEEAAYDARQKVLISDFELDSPNYSGAPPFSWKKLWMFTGPGFLMSIAFLDPGNLEGDLQAGAIAGYSLLWLLMWATAMGLLIQLLSARLGVATGQHLAELCRDEYPDWARIVLWFMAEVALIGADIQEVIGSAIAIQILSRGFLPLWAGVLITAADCFIFLLLENYGVRKLEAVFAVLITTMGLSFAWMFADAKPSRKELIVGLLVPRLSSRTIRQAVGVVGCVIMPHNVFLHSALVQSRKIDPDKKDQVLEALNYYSIESSAALFVSFLINLCVTTVFAKGFSGSKQAEYIGLVNAGQYLEEKYGGGLFPILYIWGIGLLAAGTSSTITGTYAGQFIMGGFLNLRLKKSLRALITRSCAIVPTIIVALVFNKSESSLDILNEWLNVLQSIQIPFALIPLLTLVSKEQLMGAFKIGPLLGRAAWTVAGLVMVINGYLLLHFFLSEVNGLLIGSLVSTGTAVYIAFVVYLISRSDCELSNWLSRFIPNTSTCCGN encoded by the exons ATGAACTCAACAACCCCGCCAGACAACCATGCACCTCGGAATTCCCAATCAGAAGCGCAGCTGCTGCAAGCAGACGAGAATGAATCCCGCCGATTACTGCCCCTATCCGCCTCGCCGAAATCCGACGCCATTCCGATCCAATCCGAAGTCGACGACGACGAGGAAGCGGCGTACGATGCGCGGCAGAAGGTTCTGATCTCCGATTTCGAATTGGATTCGCCCAATTACTCGGGGGCGCCGCCGTTCTCGTGGAAGAAGCTGTGGATGTTCACCGGTCCGGGGTTCCTCATGAGCATAGCGTTTCTAGATCCCGGGAATCTCGAGGGGGATCTTCAGGCCGGCGCCATTGCGGGATACTCCCTGCTGTGGCTGCTGATGTGGGCGACGGCGATGGGGCTGCTGATTCAGCTGCTGTCGGCGAGATTAGGGGTTGCCACGGGGCAGCACTTGGCGGAGCTCTGCCGCGATGAGTATCCGGATTGGGCGAGGATTGTGCTGTGGTTCATGGCGGAGGTGGCTCTGATTGGGGCTGATATTCAGGAGGTGATCGGAAGCGCCATTGCTATTCAGATTTTGAGCCGAGGGTTTCTTCCTCTCTGGGCTGGTGTTCTAATTACTGCTGCTGATTG CTTTATATTTTTACTTCTTGAAAACTATGGAGTGAGGAAGTTGGAAGCTGTGTTTGCAGTTCTTATCACAACTATGGGCCTATCATTTGCTTGGATGTTTGCTGATGCTAAACCAAGCAGAAAGGAGCTTATAGTAG GTCTTTTGGTTCCACGGCTTAGTTCAAGAACTATCCGGCAGGCTGTGGGAGTTGTGGGTTGTGTGATTATGCCTCACAATGTGTTTTTGCACTCTGCTCTCGTACAATCAAGGAAAATTGACCCGGACAAGAAGGATCAGGTCCTAGAGGCGCTCAACTATTACTCTATCGAGTCCTCAGCTGCCCTCTTCGTCTCCTTCTTGATCAACTTATGTGTGACAACCGTGTTTGCTAAGGGTTTCAGTGGAAGCAAACAGGCAGAATATATTGGCCTAGTAAATGCAGGACAGTATCTAGAGGAGAAGTATGGCGGTGGTCTTTTTCCGATCCTCTACATATGGGGCATTGGGTTATTGGCGGCTGGGACGAGTAGTACAATAACTGGGACATATGCTGGACAATTCATAATGGGAGGTTTTCTCAATCTCCGTCTAAAGAAGTCACTAAGGGCCTTGATCACTCGAAGTTGTGCTATTGTACCAACTATAATAGTGGCATTGGTTTTTAACAAATCAGAATCATCCCTAGATATACTGAATGAGTGGCTCAATGTGCTACAATCTATACAGATACCCTTTGCCCTCATCCCTCTTCTCACCTTGGTGTCCAAGGAACAGCTTATGGGAGCATTCAAGATTGGACCTTTACTTGGG AGGGCCGCGTGGACGGTGGCTGGGCTAGTGATGGTGATCAATGGATACCTTTTGCTCCACTTTTTCCTCTCCGAAGTTAATGGTTTGTTGATTGGATCCCTCGTCTCCACTGGCACTGCAGTGTACATTGCTTTCGTGGTATACCTCATTTCACGTAGCGACTGTGAGCTATCTAACTGGCTAAGCCGATTCATTCCCAATACATCTACTTGTTGTGGTAACTGA
- the LOC121802179 gene encoding cytochrome P450 81Q32-like, with amino-acid sequence MEMFAIIFLPLFLFMYFATQYLLNKLRNLPPSPWINLPVIGHVYLLKKPLHKTLTALSRKHGPILSLQLGSRRAVVVSSPSAAAECLCTANDAVLANRPRLSVGKHLGYNHTSIVWAPYGDHWRNLRRISSIELLSSHRIQSLSQIRSDEIRRLLRALYAADSGGTVEMRTVIFELLFNSMTRMILGKRYYGRNEIDSEEAREFREIIDEMHKVTGKPQAVDFFPFLRWFGRSEDPCKGVHERRDKLLQNLIEGIRERSEKPQGKTMIEVLFSLQQTDPQYYTDEIIRSLAAVLLQAGSDTSVATMEWAMALLLNNPSVLNKAQLEIHNLVGDSRLLNDSDLPELPYLRSIIRETLRLYPVAPLFLPHESSEDCTIGGFHIPRGTMVQINVRAIHNDPEIWEDPLEFRPERFMHEERGINKERLKHVPFGAGRRGCPGEALAMSMIGLGLGSLIQCFDWQRISGDDFEDMSESGGVVTAKAHPLLARCWPNSTMVHVLSQL; translated from the exons ATGGAAATGTTTGCGATCATATTCTTGccattatttttgtttatgtaTTTCGCAACTCAATATCTGCTCAACAAGCTGCGAAATCTGCCGCCATCTCCATGGATAAACCTCCCCGTCATCGGCCACGTGTACTTGCTGAAGAAGCCTCTCCACAAAACCCTAACCGCCCTCTCCCGAAAGCACGGCCCGATTCTCTCACTGCAGCTCGGATCCCGCCGCGCCGTCGTCGTGAGCTCGCCGTCCGCGGCGGCGGAGTGCCTCTGCACGGCCAACGACGCCGTCCTCGCCAACCGACCGCGCCTCTCCGTCGGAAAACACCTAGGATACAACCACACGAGCATCGTGTGGGCCCCCTACGGAGACCACTGGAGGAACCTCCGCCGGATCTCGTCGATCGAGCTCCTCTCCTCTCATCGCATCCAATCGCTGTCTCAGATCCGATCCGACGAGATCCGGCGCCTCCTCCGCGCTCTCTACGCCGCCGATTCGGGCGGCACCGTCGAGATGCGGACGGTCATCTTCGAGCTCCTGTTCAATTCGATGACGAGGATGATTCTCGGGAAGAGATACTATGGCCGGAACGAAATCGATTCAGAGGAGGCTAGGGAGTTTCGAGAGATTATCGATGAGATGCATAAGGTTACCGGAAAACCGCAGGCGGTGGATTTTTTCCCGTTCCTCAGATGGTTCGGGAGATCGGAAGATCCATGTAAAGGCGTACATGAGAGAAGGGACAAACTATTGCAGAATTTGATAGAAGGAATTCGTGAGCGAAGTGAAAAACCGCAGGGGAAAACGATGATCGAAGTGCTGTTTTCGCTTCAACAAACCGATCCTCAATACTACACCGATGAGATCATCAGGAGCCTCGCCGCG GTACTTCTTCAAGCAGGCAGTGACACTTCAGTGGCTACAATGGAGTGGGCAATGGCACTCCTACTCAACAATCCATCAGTCCTAAACAAGGCTCAACTAGAAATACACAATCTTGTAGGTGACAGCCGCTTGCTCAATGATTCTGATCTACCCGAGCTTCCCTACCTCCGGTCCATAATAAGAGAAACCCTAAGGTTATACCCCGTGGCCCCATTGTTCCTTCCCCACGAATCGTCTGAGGACTGCACTATCGGAGGGTTCCACATACCACGTGGGACAATGGTGCAAATCAATGTGCGGGCTATACACAATGATCCTGAGATTTGGGAGGACCCCCTCGAGTTCAGGCCCGAGAGGTTTATGCACGAGGAACGAGGCATCAATAAAGAAAGATTGAAGCATGTTCCTTTTGGGGCAGGAAGGAGAGGGTGCCCCGGAGAGGCCTTAGCAATGAGTATGATTGGGTTGGGGTTGGGATCACTTATTCAATGTTTTGATTGGCAAAGAATTAGTGGTGATGATTTTGAGGATATGAGTGAAAGTGGAGGAGTTGTTACAGCCAAGGCTCACCCACTCTTGGCTAGGTGTTGGCCTAACTCAACCATGGTTCATGTTCTTTCTCAACTTTGA